The genomic segment GGAATTGAAACCTGAGTTTGCCGAAAATGAGGCAAAAGTAAAGGAGAATTTCAAGGTCAATTTCAAGAGATTTGACAGTATAAATCGTGAACAACTGATAGATACCATCAAATCTGAGATACTGCCGATGTTTTTTGGCGATAAAATCCCCTTGACCATTGTCGTATTGGATGAAGTGCAGCAGTTTATTGGTCAGGACGGCGATAAAAGCATTGACCTCCAAAATTTGGCGCAGGACATTTGTAGTAGTTTTGACGGAAAGTTTCTCCTGATCGGCACCGGTCAGAATGCCCTTTCGGAAACAAGCTTACTTCAACGCTTACAGGACCGATTTACGGTAAAAGTCTCGCTGTCTGATACCGACGTGGAAACCGTGACGCGAAAAACAGTTCTGGAAAAAAAGCCTTCGGTCATCAATGAAATAGACAAAAAATTGGATGCGGCATTGGGGGAAATTTCCCGAAATCTATCCGGTACCGATTTTGGTTACGTAACCGCCGACCGGGCAACCTTGGTGGCGGATTATCCAATTTTACCGTCCACCCGTAAGTTTTGGAAGAAAATCCTGCAAGCTATTGATACAGCGGGTACAGCGGGACAGTTGAGAAGCCAACTGCGCATCGTAGATGAAAGCATCAAGAAGGTAGCCGATAAAGAGTTGGGATATATTGTTCCTGCTGATTTGATATTTGAGCAAAAACAATCTCAGCTCCTTCAAAACGCGCTGCTGTTGAACGAAACCAACAATCTGATTGAGAGCCTGAAAGCAAAAGGAGGCGATTCTGCATTGGAGGGCAGAATATTGAGCGCGGTGTTTATGATTGATCAATTGCCCAAGGATACATCGGGTAAGCGCTTCAAGTCAGACGAAAACTCCATTGCGGAATTGTTGTTCGACAATCTCAACGAATCCTCGGATAAGTTCCGCACCAAAGTAAAGGAGCTGATCAAAAAACTGGTGGAAGAAAAAGTACTAATGCCGGTTGACGATGAGTACAAATTGCAGACAAAGGTGGGTTCAGAATGGGAACAGACATACAAGGCGCAAGAAGCAAAAATCACTAACTCGGGAGAGGATCAAATCCAGCAATTGCGAAAAGAAAGAATCATTGCCTATTTTAAAGAGAAAACCAAAACCGTTAATATTCTCCAGGGAGTTTCTAAACAGAAAAGGGATTTTGACATTTGGGACAAAGAAACAAGGCCCGCTACCGACAACAAACTTAATATTTGGGTTCGGGATGGATGGTTTGAGAACGATTCTACCGTGTTGGATGAAATCAGAGCCGAGGGGGCCGATGCGCCGTTGGCTTATGCGTTTGTAAAAAAATTGCGTGACCCTGAACTGCGAAGTGAAATCATAAAGTATCTGGCGGCGGGGCTGACGCTTAATACCAAAGGGCTCCCTTCCAGTCTCGAAGGAGAGCAGGCTAAAAAAAGCATGGAAACGCGCCGGGCTTTGGCAAAAGCGGCTATTGATGAATTGATTGACAGGATTTGTAAGGAGTCTATTGTTTATTTGGCGGGAGGAAACAAAGTAGAAAACGGCTCCATCAGAGATAATATTGAGGAAGCTCTGAACAACATTGCTGACCGACAGTTTACCGACTTTAAAAATAAAGGGGATTTTAAAGATTGGGACAAGGCTTTAACAAAAGGCTTATCCAACGACCCAGATGCCCTCAAAAGAATAGGGTGGGACAAAGAAGCGAAAGACCATCCCGTGGCAGTGGAAATACTGCGCTTTATTGGTAATAATACTAAACAGGGAAAGGAAATTCGGAGTCATTTTACAAAAGCACCCTACGGCTGGAGCCAAGATGCCATAGATACCATCATTGTTATGCTCAAAAATACGGAGCATATTTCTACGCCCGAGCCTAACCTTAACCAATCCAAAATTGCGGGTGCTGTATTCAAAAAAGAGGTACATACCTTGTCGGCGTCTGAAAAAATCAAACTTCGACGGCTGTATCAGGAAGCAGGTATTTCGTGTAAATCTGGTGAGGAGTTTCTGCATTCCAATTCGTTTTTGAAGAAATTAAAAGACCTTGCTGAAAATATTAGCGGCGATGCACCCAAACCCGAGCCCATAGACATCCGTTTCCTTAAAAACATAGAAAACCTGGATGGTAATGAACGCTTGGTTCGGATTGTGGAAGAGCAGGCAGACCTCAAAGAGAAATATTTGGCCTGGGCGCAGCAGGCGGACATTGTGCGCCAAAGAGAGCCTAACTGGCTCTTATTGTCTAAACTTTCTTCTTACGCTAATGATGCCGATACTGAAAAGCTGAAGGCTGAAATTGATGCGATTCGTGAAGATAGACTATTGTTGCAGGAGCCTGACCTCATTGAGCCCAAACTACGTGAACTGACGGAAAAGCTTAAAACAGCCCTGAATGGGTCGAAAAAAGCATATACCGAGTTGTATGACCTGAAAATGAGCGAGCTCAAAAGCAATGACTATTTTAAACAGCTTTCGGACACCCAGCAAAATGCTATTTTAAACAATCATCAGCTGCTGGCAAAACCCGAAATAAAAGCTTTAGATGCTCAGGGGCTGCTAAACCACCTCCAAAGAGAATCCCTAAACAACTGGAAGACCAAAATTGCCGCCTTACCTGGGCAGTTTCAGTCGGCTCTTGAGGAAGCTATTCAATTAGCTGCACCAAAAGCAGTGACATATAGTTTGCCGCGCAAAACCATCAACACAACCGCTGAAATTGAAGAGTATCTAACGGATCTTAAAGAAAAGTTGGAAGAACTTCTTACAAACTCTGGTTCAATCATTCTGAAATAATGCCCGTTCTTACCTCACTACAGCGTAATACTTTAGAAACTGCCGTCAAAAAAGCCCGCAAGCTTGCGGAAGAAGGGGCTAAAAATGCCCTGCAAGCGTTGGCAGTGGATCAAACGGAGTCTTTTGCTCACCTGAATCCTGACCAAAAATTGCTGCGAAACCGACTCCGCAGTAAAGCAAGATTGATGGGTGACGAACTGCCCGCTACGGGAGAACAACAGCTCCATCATTTGATATACGAGCTTGCGTATGAGTACTGGCACAAAATGCTTTTTGCTAAATTTTTGGAAGCCAACGACTTATTGATGCACCCTGACGGCGTAGCAGTTACGTTGGAGGAATGCGAAGAACTGGCAAATGAAGAAGGTTTTACCGACAAATGGGATGCCGCTGCTACCTACGCCTCCAAAATGCTACCGGCCATTTTTCGACCCGAAGACCCGCTCATTCAGATAAGTTACGCCAGCAATGACCGTATCAATTTGGAGACTATTCTTGATAACCTCGATAACGATATTTTTACCGCCGACGATGCCTTGGGCTGGGTGTATCAGTTTTGGCAAAGTGAAGCCAAAGCTATCATCAATGCGAGCGGAGATAAAATAAACGGTGAAACGCTCCCTGCCGTTACCCAGTTGTTTACCGAGCCTTACATGGTTCATTTTCTCATTGATAATACCCTTGGTGCTTGGTGGGTAAGCCGAAACCCGGGCATAAAGCCTCCCGTGAGTTTTGACTATTTACGTTTTTCGGACGACGGCACACCCGCCGCTGGGAACTTTGAAGGCTGGCCCGATAAAACCGCCGCTGTTACTTCCTTAGACCCCTGCATGGGAAGTGGGCACTTTATCGGCGCTTTGTTTTCAGTATTTGCTCCGCTGCGTATGTACGAAGAAGGGCTGAGCAAAGAGCAGGCCACTGACAAAGTGATTGCCGAAAACCTGCACGGATTGGAATTAGATGCTCGCTGTACCCAAATAGCGGCTTTTAACCTGGCACTGACCGCCTGGAAGTTCTGCGGACAGTACAAAGAATTGCCTGAAATGAATTTGGCGTGTAGTGGCATTGCTCCCAAAGGAAAAAAAGAAGATTGGGTGAAATTGGTAGACAAAGAATCAGATGCCAATCAAAAAACGAGGTTGAAAAACGGTATGGAGTTTCTCTATGACCATTTTCAACTCGCCCCCGAATTGGGGAGCTTACTCGACCCTTCAACAATCAAAGCCGATATGTACATTGCGGGCTTTGAAGAGTTAAAGCCAATACTTATAAAGGCATTGGAAGGAGAAGCCGACAAAGACCAGATTGAGCGTGGGGTAATGGCCGCAGGGATTGCAAAAGCGGGGCAGTTGTTATCAAAAAAATACATTCTACAGATTACGAATGTGCCTTATTTGTCACGTGGTAAACAGGACAAGGCAATGGCCGACTATTGTGGAAAAAATTATCCAGAGGCCAAAGGTGATTTAGCTACTGTTTTCTTAGAAAAGATGCTGAAATCAAATACCAAAGGGGGGATTTCATGCAGTGTAATACCTCAAAACTGGCTTTTTTTGACATCATATAAAAAGTTTAGAGAAAAATTCTTAAAGAATGAAAGCTGGGGTATTGTGGCGCGATTGGGGGCAAAAAGCTTTCAGACGCCCATGTGGGATTTTAATGTAATGCTGATAAGTATTCAGCATCAAAAACCGACTCAAACACAGAAATTGATAGGGTTTGATGTATCAGAAGCCCCCAATGCAACTGCCAAGGACGATACTTTGAAAACCGTCAATTTTCAAAGTGTAAATCAGTTAGAGCAATTAAAAAATCCAGATGCAAGGGTGGTTATTGGACAAGACAACGAAACAGTTAGACTAAGCGAGTATGCGATTTCACCAAATGGGATGCATGGAGGAGATTCACCAAGGTTTCGTTTTTTTCTATGGGAGCTTAGCTCCATAACTCATGATTGGAGAAAACTACAAAATACTGTTAAAG from the Runella sp. SP2 genome contains:
- a CDS encoding Eco57I restriction-modification methylase domain-containing protein, which encodes MPVLTSLQRNTLETAVKKARKLAEEGAKNALQALAVDQTESFAHLNPDQKLLRNRLRSKARLMGDELPATGEQQLHHLIYELAYEYWHKMLFAKFLEANDLLMHPDGVAVTLEECEELANEEGFTDKWDAAATYASKMLPAIFRPEDPLIQISYASNDRINLETILDNLDNDIFTADDALGWVYQFWQSEAKAIINASGDKINGETLPAVTQLFTEPYMVHFLIDNTLGAWWVSRNPGIKPPVSFDYLRFSDDGTPAAGNFEGWPDKTAAVTSLDPCMGSGHFIGALFSVFAPLRMYEEGLSKEQATDKVIAENLHGLELDARCTQIAAFNLALTAWKFCGQYKELPEMNLACSGIAPKGKKEDWVKLVDKESDANQKTRLKNGMEFLYDHFQLAPELGSLLDPSTIKADMYIAGFEELKPILIKALEGEADKDQIERGVMAAGIAKAGQLLSKKYILQITNVPYLSRGKQDKAMADYCGKNYPEAKGDLATVFLEKMLKSNTKGGISCSVIPQNWLFLTSYKKFREKFLKNESWGIVARLGAKSFQTPMWDFNVMLISIQHQKPTQTQKLIGFDVSEAPNATAKDDTLKTVNFQSVNQLEQLKNPDARVVIGQDNETVRLSEYAISPNGMHGGDSPRFRFFLWELSSITHDWRKLQNTVKGSILYGGRDSIFYWPEKGKIHNENKNARIQGDIAWGKKGVTISLIGNLSPTLYKGDFFDISCSPIVPKNQEHLPAIWCFCSSPQFNEEVRKIDQKLNVTNATLVKVPFDLEYWQKVADEQYPHGLPKPYSNDVTQWLFHGHPEQSDNPLQVAVARMIGYRWPAESDTEMELSEEARYLIETIKAFDHLTDEDGILCIPPVNGELSASERLRSYLQAVYGEFWANNTISQLLAKEGSTKTNLEEWFREEFFEQHNRLFQNRPFIWHIWDGRKDGFAALVNYHKLNKENLQRLIFTYLGDWIRQCEAKKKAGESGAEGLLSAATKLKEKLEAILEGEAPYDVFVRWKPLAQQPIGWEPDLNDGVRLNIRPFITADILRKKPNIKWGIDRGKNPPGAPWGEVRDNDVHLSLEEKQRSRNE
- the brxC gene encoding BREX system P-loop protein BrxC, with the translated sequence MKNKELFSLNPDDNNLMNDGVVEINTAKDDKGQKIIRHELKTFVCEGEYQKGIYRILDTYLKHIEQPKQPAVWVSGFFGSGKSHLVKMLGYFWEDFKLDNGDTARTIKPLPDDVNDLLIELERKQKINGRLSVSGTLKDFPSPDIRYSFLQLLLNALGLPQQYHLFKFIYWTKQEGIHDGLKSLIEAQGKDFKKEYENLFVSTPIAKAILELKPEFAENEAKVKENFKVNFKRFDSINREQLIDTIKSEILPMFFGDKIPLTIVVLDEVQQFIGQDGDKSIDLQNLAQDICSSFDGKFLLIGTGQNALSETSLLQRLQDRFTVKVSLSDTDVETVTRKTVLEKKPSVINEIDKKLDAALGEISRNLSGTDFGYVTADRATLVADYPILPSTRKFWKKILQAIDTAGTAGQLRSQLRIVDESIKKVADKELGYIVPADLIFEQKQSQLLQNALLLNETNNLIESLKAKGGDSALEGRILSAVFMIDQLPKDTSGKRFKSDENSIAELLFDNLNESSDKFRTKVKELIKKLVEEKVLMPVDDEYKLQTKVGSEWEQTYKAQEAKITNSGEDQIQQLRKERIIAYFKEKTKTVNILQGVSKQKRDFDIWDKETRPATDNKLNIWVRDGWFENDSTVLDEIRAEGADAPLAYAFVKKLRDPELRSEIIKYLAAGLTLNTKGLPSSLEGEQAKKSMETRRALAKAAIDELIDRICKESIVYLAGGNKVENGSIRDNIEEALNNIADRQFTDFKNKGDFKDWDKALTKGLSNDPDALKRIGWDKEAKDHPVAVEILRFIGNNTKQGKEIRSHFTKAPYGWSQDAIDTIIVMLKNTEHISTPEPNLNQSKIAGAVFKKEVHTLSASEKIKLRRLYQEAGISCKSGEEFLHSNSFLKKLKDLAENISGDAPKPEPIDIRFLKNIENLDGNERLVRIVEEQADLKEKYLAWAQQADIVRQREPNWLLLSKLSSYANDADTEKLKAEIDAIREDRLLLQEPDLIEPKLRELTEKLKTALNGSKKAYTELYDLKMSELKSNDYFKQLSDTQQNAILNNHQLLAKPEIKALDAQGLLNHLQRESLNNWKTKIAALPGQFQSALEEAIQLAAPKAVTYSLPRKTINTTAEIEEYLTDLKEKLEELLTNSGSIILK